Part of the Nitrospirota bacterium genome, CTCGAGGCCGTAGGCCGAAGGCCGCGAGGCATGGAACCCGAGAAGGCCCTTCCTGACGCACGCCCCGAGGTCGATCCCGATGCTGCGCATGTTCCTGACGACCTGGTCCTCCGACTCCTCGAAAGCGAGGTAGAGGCACCGCTTGCCGCTGCCGCAGACCGCAGCGGCGAAGGAGGCGGCGATACTCGTCTTGCCGGTCCCGGCAGTGCCCGAGACGAGGGCCGTGCTCCCCTTGTAGTAGCCGCCCCCGAGCATGGCATCCAGGCGCTCTACGCCGCTCGATACGCGCTCGCTGCTCACCGTGTGCCTGAGCTCGACGGAGGTGATGGGGAGTATCGAGATGCCGTCCTGCTCGATCAGGAAGGGATACTCGTTGGTGCCGTGGAGCGTGCCCCGGTACTTGACGATACGGAGGCGGCGCGTCGAGACCTGCTCGGTGACCCGATGGTCGAGCACGACCACGCAGTCCGAGACATACTCCTCGAGGCCGTGGCGGGTCAGCTCCCCTTTGGGCCCCCGTTCGGCAGTGATGACCGCGGTCACGCCCCTCTCCTTGAGCCACCTGAAGAGGCGTCTCAATTCTGCGCGGAGTATGGCCTCGTTGGGGAGGCTCGCGAAGAGCGCTTCGAGGGTGTCGAGCACGACGCGTTTCGCGCCGATGGTATCGATATGGTAGCCGAGCCGGACGAAGAGCCCTTCGAGGTCGTATTCGCCGGTCACCTCGATCTCGCTCCGCTCTATACGGACATGGTCGAGGACCAGCTTCCCCTTTGCGACGAGCTCGTTCAGCCTGAAACCGAGGGAGGCGACGTTCTGGGCGAGCTCGGCAGGGGTCTCTTCGAAGGCGACGAAGACCCCGGGCTCGTTGTAGTCGGTAACCCCCTTGACGAGGAACTCCATGGCGAAGAGGGTCTTGCCGCTCCCGGCGCCGCCGCAGACGAGGGTCGGCCTGCCGGTGGGCACGCCTCCCCCGGTGATCTCGTCGAAGCCCCCGATGCCGGTGGGGCTCTTCGGCAGCCGGGGCTGGGGGGAAGGTATCGCTTCTCTTGTCTTTGCCACCAGAGACTCCTTTCGCCTCCCGGAGAGCGGATGCGCCAAACAAACCGTACAATAGGGAGAGGAACTATGAAAATGAGAATTTAAGGCATAACTCTTTTACTGTAAAACATAACACATTAAAAATCAACAAGAAAGTACCTTTTCAGCGCTCTTCGCCGCTGCTGCCCTCCACCAGGTCGAGCGAGAGGGGCTTCATGTCCTTCAGGAAAGGAAATTCGGCACGCACCCGATCGGCCTCGCGGGGATCGAGCTCGGCTGTTATGAATTCCTCCGTCCCGCTGCCGCAGCAGATATCGTTGCCGAGCGGATCGAATATATGCGATGCGCCGGGATAGATGATGCCGTTGCCGTCGCTGCCGGTGCGGTTGACGCCGATGATGAAACACTGGTTCTCGATGGCGCGGGCCCGGAGCAGCGCTTCCCAGTGGGCCTTGCGCGATTCGGGCCAGTTGGCGATCACGACAATGGCCTGGACATCACGCGCCACGCTTCTGAACACCTCGGGGAACCTGAGGTCGTAGCAGATGAAGACGCTCGCCGGCATGGCATCGAGGTCGAAGGTGACGGTGTCGATGCCCGCGATGAAGTGCCGGTCTTCCCCGGCGAAGGAGAAAGGGTGGATCTTCGTATAAGTGGCGACCGGCAGCCCCTCCCTGTTGCAGACGAGCGCCATGTTCCGCGCCTGCCCGGCTCCCGGGGCCCTCATGGCGAGCCCGGCGATGATATTTACGGTGTAGGTCTTCGCCATCTTCGAGAGCGCTGCCGCGGTCCTGCCGAACCCCTCCTCCGCGACAACGGGCACATTCATTGAGAAGCCGGTGGCGAACATCTCGGGAAACACGACGAGATCGCACCGCTCCTCCGCAGCCCTCTTCACGAAGCCTTCCGCCCGTTCGAGATTCGGCTCGACGGATTCCCATATCCCGTTAAACTGAACAAGCGCGACCTTCATCGATAGGTTCCTTTATGGAGTATGAATTTTTATTCGAGGAGAGGACGGTGCCGGTTTTGAGCGGAATTATTCTTCGTTTGCTCCAGAGCAGAGGGTGTTGAACTCGATCCTCGTAAATGCACCCGCAATGGTGGTTCGCCCCAAAGGCTTCGCCTTTATGGGCTGCACCAGAGCCAGGAATTCCCCTCAAAACCGGCACCGTCCTCCCCTCAGTTTAGTATTAAAGGCTATAGTACAAATCTAATTATATCAGGTAAGACAGAGCATAGGGGGACAAGGGTTGATAGGTGAGCGGCATGGGCAGCCCAGGCGAAGCCAGGGATGGCGGAGCGGGTCGGTACGACTCGATTCCGAGCTGCCCCGCCTCGGAGCAAGGCGTGGATGCCTTGCGAGAATGAGACGAACCTATCAACCCTTGTCCCCCTATGCTCTTATGACCGATTTAAGTTAAAAATTTATTTAGCTGTTGATCGGAAGATATACCCTGAAACGCGTCCCTTCGCCGGGCTTGCTCTCGACCTCGATCCTGCCCCCCATCACCTCGACGAGCTCCTTCACGATCGCCAGTCCGAGCCCGAGGCCGTCGGCGCCGGACGCCCCGCTCTCGGCCACCCGGTGGAAGCGGTCGCAGATGCGGGGCAGCTCGTCCTCCGGTATCCCCCGTCCGGTATCCCGCACCTCGATGAAGAAGGCGTCTCCCGCGACGCCGTAGTCGATCCAGACGCCGCCCTTGTCAGTATACTTGAGGGAGTTGGAGAGGATGTTGAAGACGATCTTCTCGAGCTTCTCCACATCGGTGACCACGGTGAGGTCGTAGTCGCGCACCACCGTGATCCCCAGCCCCTTCTCCCTGAAGAGCTGCTGCATATCTTCCGCAATCCCGGCGAGGAGCTCGTGCAGGTTCACCTCTACCTGTTCGTGCTTCGTAAAAAAGCTCGCCTCGGCCTCGGTCACGTCCTCGATGCCCTTCACCAGCTTGATCAGGCGGTCGATCTCGCCGTGGACCGTTTCGAGCCCCTTCTCCCTGTCCTGGATAATGCCGTCGGCAAGCGCCTCCACATGGGTCTTCATGATCGTGAGCGGGGTCCTCAGCTCGTGGGCGACATTGGACATGAGGCGTTTCCGCAGCAGCTCTTCTTTCTGGAGCGACTCCGCCATCATGTTGAACGTTTCCGAAAGCCTGCTCACTTCATCGCCGGCGCTTCGGTCCCGCGAGCCCCGGGGAATGCGGACGCTGAAATCCCTCTTCGCGATCTTCTCCGCCGCTGCCTTCAGGTCCATGAGCGGTCGCGTCAGGTAGCGGCTGAGGAACAAGGCGAGGAGCAGCGCGCCGCTGCCGGCGATGAGCAGGGAAATATGCGTAAAGTCTTCCGCCCGCTGCTTGAAGATGAACTCCTTCTCCTTGATCTTTTCTCTGAGGAACGGACGGGAGAGGAGGGTGCCGATCTGCCGCTCCTTGTGGTAAAGAGGATACTTCTCGAAAGGCCCTGCTGTCTCGTGCAGGTGAAAGAGCCCTTCCATGTGGCGCAGCATCGAGGCAGAAAGGGAAGACATGGCCTCGTGCGACGAGAGGACCTCCCCGCCCCGGGCATCGAGAATCCTTATGTCGAGCCCCATCATCATTCCCCAATGGATGGCTTCGGAGAGCGCCTGCCGGTTCCATACCCCCTGTTCATACCCGCCCTCGACCGAGGCGAGTATCCAGTACATCTGGTCCTCCCTGACGCCGCTCACGTAATTGTCGAAGTCGCGTATGATCAGACGGCCGAAAAAGAAATTCGAGACGAGGGCAGCGGCGATGACCGCGATGAAGGCGAGAAAGATCTTCGTCTTCATCAGTCGGGGACTCCTATGAATTTGTAGCCGGCGCCGTAGACGGTCTTCAGGAACACCGGCCGCTGGGTGCTGTCCTCGATCTTGTGGCGGATGTTCTTGATATGGGCGTCGACGACGCGTTCGAACCCCTCGAAGTCGTATCCCTGCACGGCATTGACGATCTGGAGCCTGCTGAAGACCGCCTGGGGACGCTCGGCGAGGAGGAGCAGTATCCTGAACTCCGTGGCCGTGAGCGGGACGGGTCTGCCGGCCTTGAGTACTTCCATCGAGCCGGTATCGATCCTCAGCGCCCCCTTGTTGAACGAGAGCGCCTTCTTTTCCTCTCTCTTCGATCTCCTGAGGTGGGCTTTGACGCGGGCCACGAGCTCGCGGGGGCTGAAGGGCTTCACCACGTAGTCGTCGGCGCCGAGGCCGAGGCCTTTGATCCGGTCTTCCTCCCCGCTCTTCGCCGTGAGCATGATGAGGGGGATATCGGACATGGTCCTGAGAGAGCTGCAGATGCTCTCGCCGTCGATATCGGGGAGCATCAGGTCGAGGATGACGAGGTCGAAGCCCTCTTTCAGGCGGGTGAGCGCTTCGTGCCCTGTCGGCGCCACCACCGCATCGAACCCCTCGCGCTCGAGATAGGACGTGACTATGTCGGCTATCTTCTTTTCGTCCTCTACAATCAATACTCTTTCATGCGCCATACTCCGTTATTTTAACACGCTTCAGAAAGGTTGCGCTCTCCTCGGGCACGAGGGGATTGATGAACATTCCCGAGCCGAGCTCGAAGCCGGTCAGGGTCGAGACCCGCGGCACGATGCTCAGGTACCAGTGCAGGTACGGCGAGTCGACGGCGCTCGGCTGCGCTGTGCGCAGGACATAGTTGAAGTCCGGGTTTTCGAGCCCCCAGTAGATCTTCGCGAGCGTGGTTTTGAGAGCGGCGGCGAGGTCCTTTGCCTCTTCGGGCCTGATGTCCGCGAAGGTGCCCGAGTGGCGCCGCGGAAATATCCAGAGGTGGAACGGGGAGAGGGCGGCGTAGGGCACCAGCACCGCAAAGTGCTCCGAGGCGTGGACGATGCGCGCATCTTCGGCGAGCTCTTCGGCGAGCATCCTGCACTGGAGGCACTCTCCGGTATTGTCGAAAAAGCGGAGGGCGATATCGTTCCTGCTCCGCACCTCGAAGGGAGTGACCGGCATACCGACGATCTGCGAGAGGGAGTGCTCGATCGTGGTCCCCGAGTCGTGGCCGCTGTTCTTGAAGACGACCACGTGCTCTACCCGGGGGTCCTTGTAGCATTCGATCAGCCGGTCCTTGTACGCCCGGAGCACGTTTTCGATCTGCTCCACCGGCATGAGCGCGGTGGTGTGGTGATGGAGCGGGCTCTCGACCACGATCTCGTGGGTGCCGAAGCCGGTTATGCTCTGTTTCAGTCCCGAGACGGAGCGGTGCCGGTCGCCGTCGGTGCTGAGCACCGAGAACTTGTTCAGGATCACCCGTACGCTCCAGCCCTTCTCGCCATGAATGCGGTAGCGTTCACCCGGCGACTTCTCCTCGTTGCCGGGGCAGAAGGCGCAGGTCTCGAGGAACGCGGGATGGCGCTTCTTCGTGCTTGCCCTTATGAAATCCTCAGCCTTCTTCGACTTCTCCCGCGCAATGATGACCCACTTCCTCGTCAGCATGTTCAACCGTAGTTCGGGCACCGCTTCCTCCTCTGTATTCATGAAGTCATACTCATATAATCGGCGGATTCCATGGTATAGTTAACTATGCCGCGCAGGTATCGACCGGGATGTCATATAAAACAGGGGCCGGGCCAGGCCGGCCAGACCGCCCGGCCGGCGGGGCAGCTGGCGCTCTTCCCCGAGCACGATCGCGAATCCCTGGAACGCCTCTTCGCGCAGGTTTCGGGCGATCCCGTCTCCCTCGTGCTCACCGATAACTCCACCAGCGTCCTCTCGGTAAGGACGAGAGACGCCGTGGTGCAGGTGCGGATGCACCGGATGTTTCTCACCGCAGGGAGAGAGGTGATCGACGAGATCGCCCGGTTCGTACGCAGCCGCAGGGGTACAATGCCGCTCCTCCGGCAGTTCATAAGAGACAACAGGGCGGTACTGGACCAGGTGCCCCGCCGGACGATCAGGGCTGTCGTGCAGGGAAAGCACTACAATCTCCGCACCCTCTACGATGCGGTCAACGAGGAGTATTTCGGAAACAGCGTAAGGGCGATCATCACCTGGGGCAGCCACGTGCCGCGGCGGTGGGCGCGGAAGAGGACGCTCGGCAGCTACAGCAGTCTCACGAATACCATCCGCATAAGCCCCGTGCTCGACAGGAGGTCGGTGCCCCGCTACTTCCTCGAGTTCGTCATCTACCACGAGATGCTTCATGCCGCCCTGGGAATAGAGGAGACCGAAGGGAGGAGGTCGGTCCATTCGCGGGAGTTCAAGAAGCGGGAGCGGCTCTTCAGGGAGTACGAGCGCGCCCTGGAGTGGGAGAAGACGCGGTTATGGGGCGGCGGGTAGGAGAGAGTGCTTCTGCTGCGGGAGAAAGAGCAATGCCGGTACCGGCGTACGATCCTGTTGCAGCGTCAGCTCCTCATGAGAGCTCTTTGATGAGGGCGGTAAAATCCCTGATAGCCGTCGGGATGCTTTCATGCACAAGGCTGTAGTCTATCTTCTCATACTCATGGACAAGTATATTCCTCAGCCCCGCACCGAGGGCGAGGCTCCTGCTCAGCTTTTTACTGAGTATGCCTATCTCTCCTGCTCGTAAAAAGGCTGCCTTATACGATACGGGCACAGGCTCACCCTTCGCCGAAATCAGATGAAAGATGATATCGCTTGCGGTCATTACGAGGAGCTCGAGCAACCGCTCTATCTCGTAATGTCTCTTCATGAATGCATCGAAGGAAATGTTTTTATACGGCAGCAGGTCGTTCAGGTAGGTGGTCATTGCAACAAGTTTCTTGTCTACAACTTCAGGCGACACCGGAGATCCTCTCGGTAAACTTCTTCAGATATTCTTTCTGCATCGCGCGCAATCGTTCCGTGTCGATATACAGTTTCCACGCTCGTAACCTCCCGGCGTCAAAGGCGCCCGGCTTCTCCTCATAGAGGGCCCTGCCGTTGAAAAACACCTCGTAGAGGAGCAGCGGGTCGGTGTCGGAGGTAAGGACGACGAGATCGATGTCCTTCCCTTCGAAAACATCATCGAGCTGATAGAGCAGTTCGAGCTTTGAGACCGCTGCTCCCTCTTTGAGCTTAACCGCCACATCCACATCGCTTCCGGGATGCAGTTTGCCCGATGCATGCGAACCGAAAAGGACCAGCAGCTCGATACTGTTTCTCTCGCAGAAGCTTCTGAATTCCTTGTTTTCCATACGAGTATCATAATTTGGGCGTAGAGAATTGTCAACGGCAACAGCGGCGCCAAGATAAAAGAGAGCGCGGGCGGCTCAGGGCTGCATATTCCGCCATGCTGTTACACGCCTCCCCCGCCGAGGACTTTGTAGAGCGTCACCAGATTGAGCAGCCGGGAGAGGCGAACGCCGATCAGCCCCTGCTGCGCGCTGTAGAGAGAGCGCTGCGCGTCCAGGACATTCAGGTAGCTTGCTATGCCCTTGCTGTAGCGCGCTTGCGAGAGGCGGTAGCTCTCGGCGGTGGCGTCGGTCAAAGACTGCTGCGCCTCCAGCTGGTCGCCGAGGGTCCCCCGCTGCGCGAGGGCGTCGGCTACTTCCCTGAAAGCGCTCTGGATCGCCTTTTCATACTGCGCAAGGAATATCGCGCGGTCGACTTCCGTCGCTTTCAGCGTGGCCCGGTTTCTCCCTGCAGTGAAGATCGGCAGGGTGATCTGCGGGACAAAGCTCCATGCGGCGGAACCGGCCCCGAAGAGCCCGGACAGCTGATCGCTGGCAGTGCCGACGATCGAGGTGAGGGTGATTCGCGGGAAGAACGCCGCGCGCGCCGCGCCGATATTGGCGTTGGCGGCTTTGAGGAGGTGCTCTGCTTGCACGATGTCGGGACGGCGTTGCAGCACGTCGGACGGCAGACCCGCGCTGAGCTCTTTCACTCCGGTGATCGGACCGAGCCCGGACGGCACGAGATCGGCCGGCACCGGCGAGCCGATCACGAGCGCCAGGGCGTTCTCGTCCTGGGCCACCTGGCCGGTGAAGCGGGCGATATCCACCCGTGCCGCATCGACACTCGTCTGGGCCTGCCGGAGATCGAGCTCGGAGGAGGCGCCTGCTTCGAAGCGGCGCTTGATGAGGTTGTACGAGGCGAGCTGGCTCTCGTACGTGTCCCGGGCGATGGTGAGGCGCTCCTTATCGGCGGCGAGGGTCAGGTAGTTGCCCGCAACCTCGGCCACCAGGCTGATCTGCACACTGCGGCGCGCCTCCTCGGTGGCGAAAAACTCCTCGAGCGCACGGTTGTTGAGGCTCCGCACGCGGCCGAAGAGGTCGAGCTCGTAGGCGCTGAACCCGAGATCGACACTGTAGTGATGCACGGTCCGGGACTGTCCCGTAACCGAGAGGCTCCCCGGCACCCGCTGTTCGATCCCGCTGCCGGCCGCGACCACCGAGGGGAAGAGATCGGCGCGCTCGATGCGGTACAGGGCCCGCGATCGTTCGATGGCGAGAGCGGCGATGCGCAGGTCGCGGTTGTTCCGGAGCGCGAGGGCGATCAGCTTTTGCAGGCGCTCATCGATAAAGAACTCCTGCCATGCGATATCGGCAGCGGTCTTATCTCCCGGCTCGGCTGCGCTGTCCTTGTACGCCGGGCCGTCCGGCCATTCGGACGGGACGGGCGCGTCAGGGCGTGTGTATTCCGGCGCCATGCTCGCGCAGCCGGTCAAGACCAGAATTATTAGTGAAACACAGAGAGGGATGACGCGGCGAGGCAATCCTACGGCGGGATTGCCACGTCGCTCCGCTCCTCGCAATGACAGCGTTCTTTTGATGTCTGCTATAAATCTTTGTTTCATATTACTGTCCCTCCGCAGCAGCGGCAACAGCGGGCGCTGCTGCGTGCGCTTTATGTTTTTTCCGGCCGAACAGCCGCGACACCATCACGAAGAAGAAGGGAATGAAGATCAGGTCAATGAAGGTGGCCGAGAGCAGTCCGCCGGTGACGGCGGTCCCGATGGCGTTCTGGGCTGCGGCCCCGGCTCCCTTGGTAAGAGCCAGCGGCAGGGTGCCGAAGAAGAAGGCCAGCGAGGTCATGATGACCGGACGAAGCCTGATCCTCACCGCTGCCAGGGTCGCCTCGACCAGCTCATGCCCCTGGTGCAGCTGCTCCTTGATGAACTGGATGATCAGGATGGCGTTCTTGGTCGAAAGACCCACGGTGGTGAGCAGGCCGATCTGGAGATAGATATCGTTGGGCAGCACCCGCAGGGTAACCGCCGTGACCGCTCCCACCAGGCCCAGCGGCAGCATCAGCAGGTTCACGAAGGGAATGGTCCAGCTCTCGTACAACGCCGCTACAGCGAGAAACACTACCAGGAGCGAAATGGCGTAGAGGGCCGGAGCCTGGGCGCCGGCGTTCTTCTCCTCATACGAGAGGCCGGTCCATTCGTAACCGATGCCGGGCGGCAGCTGGGCAGCCATCTTCTCCATCTCGGCCATCGCCTCGCCGGTGCTTACCCCCGGCGCCGCCTGGCCCATGATCTCCATCGACGGCATGCCGTTGTACCGCTCCAGGCGCGGCGAGCCGTATTCCCAGCGCGCCGTCGAAAAAGCGGAGAAGGGGACCATCTCGCCGCGGCTGTTGCGGACATACCACCTGCCGATATCCTCCGGCAGCATCCGGTACTTCGCGTCGGACTGGACATAGACCTTCTTGACCCTTCCGTTTTCGATGAAGTCGTTGACATAGGAGCTGCCCCAGGCAGTGGCAAGTACCTCGTT contains:
- a CDS encoding SprT-like domain-containing protein — protein: MPRRYRPGCHIKQGPGQAGQTARPAGQLALFPEHDRESLERLFAQVSGDPVSLVLTDNSTSVLSVRTRDAVVQVRMHRMFLTAGREVIDEIARFVRSRRGTMPLLRQFIRDNRAVLDQVPRRTIRAVVQGKHYNLRTLYDAVNEEYFGNSVRAIITWGSHVPRRWARKRTLGSYSSLTNTIRISPVLDRRSVPRYFLEFVIYHEMLHAALGIEETEGRRSVHSREFKKRERLFREYERALEWEKTRLWGGG
- a CDS encoding HAMP domain-containing sensor histidine kinase; the protein is MKTKIFLAFIAVIAAALVSNFFFGRLIIRDFDNYVSGVREDQMYWILASVEGGYEQGVWNRQALSEAIHWGMMMGLDIRILDARGGEVLSSHEAMSSLSASMLRHMEGLFHLHETAGPFEKYPLYHKERQIGTLLSRPFLREKIKEKEFIFKQRAEDFTHISLLIAGSGALLLALFLSRYLTRPLMDLKAAAEKIAKRDFSVRIPRGSRDRSAGDEVSRLSETFNMMAESLQKEELLRKRLMSNVAHELRTPLTIMKTHVEALADGIIQDREKGLETVHGEIDRLIKLVKGIEDVTEAEASFFTKHEQVEVNLHELLAGIAEDMQQLFREKGLGITVVRDYDLTVVTDVEKLEKIVFNILSNSLKYTDKGGVWIDYGVAGDAFFIEVRDTGRGIPEDELPRICDRFHRVAESGASGADGLGLGLAIVKELVEVMGGRIEVESKPGEGTRFRVYLPINS
- a CDS encoding DUF4931 domain-containing protein, with product MNTEEEAVPELRLNMLTRKWVIIAREKSKKAEDFIRASTKKRHPAFLETCAFCPGNEEKSPGERYRIHGEKGWSVRVILNKFSVLSTDGDRHRSVSGLKQSITGFGTHEIVVESPLHHHTTALMPVEQIENVLRAYKDRLIECYKDPRVEHVVVFKNSGHDSGTTIEHSLSQIVGMPVTPFEVRSRNDIALRFFDNTGECLQCRMLAEELAEDARIVHASEHFAVLVPYAALSPFHLWIFPRRHSGTFADIRPEEAKDLAAALKTTLAKIYWGLENPDFNYVLRTAQPSAVDSPYLHWYLSIVPRVSTLTGFELGSGMFINPLVPEESATFLKRVKITEYGA
- a CDS encoding response regulator transcription factor, with translation MAHERVLIVEDEKKIADIVTSYLEREGFDAVVAPTGHEALTRLKEGFDLVILDLMLPDIDGESICSSLRTMSDIPLIMLTAKSGEEDRIKGLGLGADDYVVKPFSPRELVARVKAHLRRSKREEKKALSFNKGALRIDTGSMEVLKAGRPVPLTATEFRILLLLAERPQAVFSRLQIVNAVQGYDFEGFERVVDAHIKNIRHKIEDSTQRPVFLKTVYGAGYKFIGVPD
- the kaiC gene encoding circadian clock protein KaiC gives rise to the protein MAKTREAIPSPQPRLPKSPTGIGGFDEITGGGVPTGRPTLVCGGAGSGKTLFAMEFLVKGVTDYNEPGVFVAFEETPAELAQNVASLGFRLNELVAKGKLVLDHVRIERSEIEVTGEYDLEGLFVRLGYHIDTIGAKRVVLDTLEALFASLPNEAILRAELRRLFRWLKERGVTAVITAERGPKGELTRHGLEEYVSDCVVVLDHRVTEQVSTRRLRIVKYRGTLHGTNEYPFLIEQDGISILPITSVELRHTVSSERVSSGVERLDAMLGGGYYKGSTALVSGTAGTGKTSIAASFAAAVCGSGKRCLYLAFEESEDQVVRNMRSIGIDLGACVRKGLLGFHASRPSAYGLEMHLVKIHSLINDCRPDAVVMDPISNMISIGSPAEVNSLLNRLIDFLKGRGITALFTSLAHPDTTEMTEIAISSLIDTWILLRTVETGGERNRTLHILKSRGMAHSNQVREFTITDRGIQLTDVYIGEGQVFTGASRAAQEARDRAEELARRQERERRQREFERKRKLAQAQIEALMLQMQQDEEELAMAFAQDRMRDEARALDRKRSSELPRADAPAGASKKRTAGKGE
- a CDS encoding DUF86 domain-containing protein — protein: MSPEVVDKKLVAMTTYLNDLLPYKNISFDAFMKRHYEIERLLELLVMTASDIIFHLISAKGEPVPVSYKAAFLRAGEIGILSKKLSRSLALGAGLRNILVHEYEKIDYSLVHESIPTAIRDFTALIKELS
- a CDS encoding nucleotidyltransferase domain-containing protein, whose product is MENKEFRSFCERNSIELLVLFGSHASGKLHPGSDVDVAVKLKEGAAVSKLELLYQLDDVFEGKDIDLVVLTSDTDPLLLYEVFFNGRALYEEKPGAFDAGRLRAWKLYIDTERLRAMQKEYLKKFTERISGVA
- a CDS encoding carbon-nitrogen family hydrolase encodes the protein MKVALVQFNGIWESVEPNLERAEGFVKRAAEERCDLVVFPEMFATGFSMNVPVVAEEGFGRTAAALSKMAKTYTVNIIAGLAMRAPGAGQARNMALVCNREGLPVATYTKIHPFSFAGEDRHFIAGIDTVTFDLDAMPASVFICYDLRFPEVFRSVARDVQAIVVIANWPESRKAHWEALLRARAIENQCFIIGVNRTGSDGNGIIYPGASHIFDPLGNDICCGSGTEEFITAELDPREADRVRAEFPFLKDMKPLSLDLVEGSSGEER
- the adeC gene encoding AdeC/AdeK/OprM family multidrug efflux complex outer membrane factor; the encoded protein is MPRRVIPLCVSLIILVLTGCASMAPEYTRPDAPVPSEWPDGPAYKDSAAEPGDKTAADIAWQEFFIDERLQKLIALALRNNRDLRIAALAIERSRALYRIERADLFPSVVAAGSGIEQRVPGSLSVTGQSRTVHHYSVDLGFSAYELDLFGRVRSLNNRALEEFFATEEARRSVQISLVAEVAGNYLTLAADKERLTIARDTYESQLASYNLIKRRFEAGASSELDLRQAQTSVDAARVDIARFTGQVAQDENALALVIGSPVPADLVPSGLGPITGVKELSAGLPSDVLQRRPDIVQAEHLLKAANANIGAARAAFFPRITLTSIVGTASDQLSGLFGAGSAAWSFVPQITLPIFTAGRNRATLKATEVDRAIFLAQYEKAIQSAFREVADALAQRGTLGDQLEAQQSLTDATAESYRLSQARYSKGIASYLNVLDAQRSLYSAQQGLIGVRLSRLLNLVTLYKVLGGGGV